CGGTCAGACCTCAATGACGGAGGTGCGTGGAAATGTATGATTACAGACGTGGCGGTAGCGTAGTAGGGGCATTTTTGCTCGGCGGGCTTTGCGGAGCCGTGCTAGGGGTACTTTTTGCTCCGCGACCCGGCAAAGAAAGCAGAGAGATGCTTACTGATGCCGCCGAGAAGTACCTGGACGAAGGCAAGAGGCTTTGCGAGACCGGTAAGGACAAAGTGGCCTCGGTGTATGAGACTGGCCGTGAGGTAGTCGAAGAAAGGTCCGACGAGATCAGGATCAAGATCGAGCAGGCGCGCGATCGTCTCCGTGAGCAGGTCGAGAGTGTTTCCGATACAGCGCGGGAGAAGATGGTCGAGGTTGTTCCTGCGGCCAAAGAGGCTGCTCACAAGGCCGCCGAGGCGGTTAAGTCAGGTGCCGATATCGCGGAGAAGAGGGCGCAGGAGACTCTTGACCTGGTCGCTGAGAAAGCGGCCGCTGATCGCGATAAGCCCAAGCCTTCCGCCGGAGCAGGAGGCCTTCCCTCTCTGTAGCGCATGAGTGCGACTTCGCGTGCAACCCACATGCTTTCGGCTCATGACATAATCGAACTCCCGGTCGTGGATGCTCGCGACCGAGATGCCGGGATGGTGGAGCACGTGTTGTTCCACCCCCAAGCTCCAACGGTCGTCGGTTTTCAGATACGACCGCCTAGGTTGGCGCACCTTATCGCCAGGAAACCACGGTTTGTTCCCCTTGGGCAGGTGCAGATCCTGGAGGGTAGGCTCAGGTACACTTCGGCGAAACCGGATACAAGGCTCCAGGCCGAGAAAAAGCAAGGGTTTACCTGGGACGACAGTGTGGTTTGGCGCATGATGCCTGTAGTGAGCGAATCCGGACAAGCACTGGGCCTGGTCAAGGATGTCTTGTTCTCGGCGAGTGAAGGCAAGGTTCAAGAGGTCTTTCTTACCGGAGGGCTCGCGGCAGATATAGCGGTAGGTACGCAGCGGTTGTCTGGAGAGATGGTTATCGGATTTGATCGCGGAAAAGAGGCGATTGTCGCTAGAGATGTGGCGTTGTCCGTAGAACTCTCTGGCGGGGTTGCCGCAAAGTCGGGCAGAGCCGCGGCTGTGGCCAAGGTGACTGCCGGAAAAGTCGCGAGAAAGGCGGCAAAGACCGCTGTTGACCTCACCGACAAGGCCTCTAAGCATGATCTCGTCAAAGAGACGGTCAAGCGGGGATCGTCAGGATGGAAGGCCTTCCGGGACGGGTTCTCGGAAGGCATGCGGGAGAAGGACTGAGGTGGCGTGGGACTCAATCGCAGGCTGAGACCTTTGTCGGCCGCCAACATATCCAAGCTGCCCGAGTTTTGTCAGGGATGCGTTTTTTGGGAGAGTGCCGAGCCGTTGGAGGTTTTATGCGGCTCATCGTGCGATCCGGAAGCGGCGCGCCGCTGGTATCTTGACGTTTCAAGTGAGTGGGGCGAGTGCGGACGTATAGCGCTAGAGGGAGACGAGGCTCTCGGCTTTATCAAGTATGCGCCTTTCAGGTTTTTGCCGCAGTCAGCGAATCTGCCCGGCGCCTCGCCGAAAGATGATGATGTGTTGCTGGCATGCATGCACATCCGTAGCGAAGCGCGAAATCTCGGCCTTGGCACGCTGCTACTTCGCGCGGCCTTGAAAGACATAGCCTCTCGCGGCGAGCGGGCAGTTTATGCGTACGCCACAACCGATACGAGGCATCTGGAGAAGCAACCGATGATAAGTGCCAATTTTTTGCTCCATAATGGCTTTACGATCATGCATCCGCACCCGCACTATCCGCTGTTGCGGTTGGAGCTAAAATCATTGGCGCTTCTTACCGAAAACTTCGAATCGGTGTTGAGCTCCTTGAGAATTCCGTTGCGGCAAAGGATGCGGATGCCATCTCCGTCAATTGAGAGCAGAGGAATACAAGAATGACAGGTGAAGGCGTTGTGACGCGCGTCAACAAGAAAAACTCGGCGCGTCGCGTAAGGGATGTGCTTGAGTCGCTCGGCTTGGCCGATGAGATAGTCACTTTCGAGCAATCGACCAAAACCGCGCAGATGGCCGCCGACGCAATCGGTTGCGAGCTTGGCCAGATAGTAAAGACGATAGTTTTCGTGGCCGACGCCTCGCCGGTTGTTGTACTTGTGGCTGGAGACCGCCGAGGGGATACCGACGCGATAGCTGCCGAACTCGGCGCCGAAAGGATCAAGATGGCCGACGCCGATACGGTACGCGCGGCGACAGGTTACGCTATCGGCGGCGTCTCGCCGTTCGATTTGCCGGAAGACTTGCAGGTTCTTGTCGACGATTCGCTTGCCAGGTTCGATCTGCTGTATCCCGCTGCGGGCACTCCGCAGTCGATAGTCTGTTTGACGAGAGACTTGCTCCTGCAGGTCGTAAAGGGTCGGATAGCGAGAGTCGCGAGTTGATTTGCCGATGAAGATCGTTCCTGTGGCGCGCCCTGATGATCAGCGGCCAGCCCCACTCGTCATCATAACCGCGGTTGTGCTGATTGGCGCTCTGGCGGCGATAGCGATGGCGCCCTTTTACCGCGCCTAGACCATTCGCGCTAACGCCGGAGGGGGCCCCGCAGTATCACGCTCGGAGTGATCACGACATCGACGCGCTGGTCGTGGGCAAGCTCCGGCACCTTCTCGGTGATCTGGAAGTCAAACGCCAACGCGATACGATGCGCCAATGGAGTGGCCGCGAGCAGCCGGTCATAGTATCCGCCGCCCATCCCGATTCTCGCGCCGCGCGCATCGAAGGCTGTGCCGGGAACGATGATCAGGTCGAGTGAGTCCGGATCCATCCGGAGAGCGTCGGCTTCTGGCTGGCGAAGGCCGAAAGGGCCGCTTTCGAGTGAAACGTCGGCCTCGCACATGTGAAGCGTGAGGAACGTTTTGTCCTGGACTCTCGGCAGGCAGATCACGGCCCCTTGCAAGCGCAATGCATCAAGCAGAGGCTTCGGATCGAACTCCTCCGGTAAAGCAGCATAGCCCAGCACGTGGGTGGCGTTTGCGACTTCCGGCAGGTCAAGCGCACGCTCGACTATTTGCTCGGCGAGAAGCTGACGCTCCTCGCTCGTCACCTTCGCCCTTGCGGCCCGCATAAGCTGCCGCAGGCGAGTTTTCTCGAGAGCGTCATCCACGGCCGGCGGCCTTCAGCCACTCTAGCGCCATTTCCGCCCAGCCGTCGCCTCTTTCCTTGCGCGTCACCGCGATGTTGTCGCGTTTAGCGGTCGCCTCTCGCACAGATGTGTCCCGCAGGCCGTTGGCCACAATCACGCCCAGGCCGAGCACATCCGCCATCTCAGCGTCTGTCACCGAATCTCCCACGGACATGGCGGTCATTGGGTCGAGTTCTCGGCGCGCCGAATCAAGCTCTATCGCCAGGGCCTTGGTGACGCCTGACGGAATTAGGTGGTAGGCGTGTACCTCCTCGACGTCAACCAGGGTCGTCGCGATCGGGTGGATAATGCCGTTGTCGACGATGTCGATAGGCAAGTCTATCTCCGCCAGCACCTCGGCGGCCTCGAACACATCTATCGACCCCCTGAGGACGTGCGTCGCCTCACGGTTCAGATGATAAGGAGCGTGGTTTTCTATCTTGCCTGGAAACGCCGAGAAGAGCGCCTCAAGCGCGCCCGCCCGCTCGATTGCCTGAAACGGAGTTTCGTCCTCGCGTAAATCGCCTTGCTCCCAGGAGCCCGTGCAGTAGACCGGCTCAGCGCCCCTGTCAGCAACGATGACGCATCCTAGCTCGGCGATAAACCCTCGCCAGCCGCACAGACGCGCTATCTCTGCGATCTGGATGCGATTGCGGCCGGAGCACACCACAACTTCGAGATTCGCGCTGTTGATGCGGACGATGGCTTCGGCGGCCGTAAGCGACGGGCGAGAGTCCGCGCCCACAAGCAGCGAACCACCTTTTCCGAGAAGAGTTCCATCCAGATCGGTGTAGAGCAATCTGATCTCGGGAAGCCTCTCTGAAAAGAGCGGGTGTTCGTCAAGGTGAAGGAAGTTTCGGGACATGGTTCCTCGGCTGTAAGCATTGGGAATATCTTTATCGTGCACCTATTATATCGAAGCGCTTCGATGATGCGTGATTCGCGCGGAAACGGTATAAACTATAGGGGTAGTTGCTGTGTTGCGTTGACGGGACCCGAGCGAGGAAATCATGACAGTCGCAGATTTTGACATGCCGTATCCGCAGTATCATTGCCCATCCTGTGGCAAGGATCTTCCTTTGGGCGAGGCGCGCATGACGGTAATGTGCGCGGAGCACTTCTTCGGTGACAAGCTGGATTTTGCGGTTCGCGAGGCACTCCCTGCGGATCGTGCCGCGATAGAGGAGATTTGCGATCGGGCGCTTGGCGAGGTCGAGGTAGATGCCTTCGGGCGGACTTACGATGTGACCCAGGGAGCCAATCTCATCGCCGAGGTGGATGGCAAGCTTGGTGGACTGCTTTCGATGGCGATCGATCGGGGAGAGCTAGTGATCGTGCTGCTGTCGGTTTATCCGGAGCACCAGGGCCGCTCCTTGGGCTCCGCGTTGCTGAACGCGGCTATTTCATTTGCGAGCGCGCGGAGTCTACCCATCGTTCGCGTGGCCGTTTCCAACGACGACATTCCCCTGCTCTACTTTTACCAGCGCAACGGTTTTACCATCTACGATATCGCTGTAGGACGTCTCATTGACGAGTCAGGCACCTCGGTTGCAGGGTTTTCGGGAATTCTTTCGCGCGACGAGATACATCTGCGTAGGCCGGTTTGCGATAAACGCTAGAGCTAAACAAAGTCTTTCCGCAAAGAAATGACACAAGGCCAAGGGGGCGTAATGGTGTTTAGGGACAGGGTCGAGGCCGGGAACCTTCTGGCAGAGTCACTCGTTGATGTGATGCCCGATCGGGATAACGCCGTGGTGCTCGGAATCCCTCGAGGAGGCGTTATCGTGGCTGCGGAGATAGCGCGAAAGCTGGGCCTGTTACTGGGGGTGGTCGTCACTAACAAGATTCCAGCTCCGGGCAATCCCGAGTACGCCATAGGCGCTGTCGGCCCGGACGGAGTGGTGACACTCAACCTCAACTCCGGGTTTACCATGGAAGAAGTCGAGAGACTCGCAACTCCTGTTCGCGCCAAAGTGCAGAACCGCCGAGACAAATACAGCATGAGCCGCGATGCCGAAATCGATCCTCAGGGCAAGGATATTGTGCTCGTAGACGATGGTATCGCCACGGGACTTACGGCGTTTGCAGCCATCGATTACCTAAAGCGAAAATGGGCAAGGAACATCGTTGTTGCGGTTCCGGTGATAGCGGCGGACGCGGCGCAAGTGATACGCACTAAGGGTTGCCGCCTCGTGACCCTTGCGGAACCGCCGGTTTTTTATTCGGTCAGCCAGTTTTATCAAAGCTTCGATCAGGTAAGCGATGACGAGGTGCAAAAAGTGCTGGCAGCGGGTTAACCAGCGCGCGGCCGGTGGAGCTTTCCCTGACGGACTGCTCCCCAGAAGTCAGACTCTGGTGCCCCCGACAGGAATCGAACCTATATCCCACGCTTAGGAGGCGCGTGCACTATCCATTGTGCTACGGGGGCATTCAAGCCGGCAATCGGCCGAGTTGACTTTGGAGATTTTACCATCGGAAGTGCAGATGCCAACGAATAAATATTCAATATGGCAATGCTTTGAGCTTATACGGTACCATAGCGGGCACATTTCCAGGTCATGAACAGTTCGCCAATGGGCAGGCGAATGGAGAAGGAGGCGGCGCGCATGTCTGGTATCGCAAACGAGATCATCGAAGAGATCAGTAGCAAGAATCCGGGCGAACCGGAGTTCATTCAGGCTGTGGCAGAGGTTGTGGATTCTTGCGCGATGGTTCTTGAGCGGCATCCCGAGTATCGCAAAACACGCATGATTGAGCGAATGGCAGAGCCGGAGAGAGTCATTATCTTCAGGGTTCCCTGGCAAGACGACAACGGCGAGTTTCAGGTCAACCGCGGATACCGGGTTCAGTTCAACAGTGCTATCGGTCCTTACAAGGGCGGCTTGCGCTTTCATCCTTCCGTCAACCTTTCAGTACTGAAGTTCCTCGGCTTTGAGCAGATCTTCAAGAACGCATTGACGACACTGCCGATGGGCGGTGGCAAGGGCGGCGCAAACTTTGACCCGAAGGGCAAAAGCGACGGCGAGGTCATGCGCTTTTGTCAGAGCTTTATGAGTGAGCTCGCTCGTCATATCGGGCCCGACACGGACGTGCCTGCTGGCGATATCGGGGTGGGCGGACGAGAGATCGGTTACATGTTCGGTCAGTACAAGCGCCTCCGCAACGAATTCACGGGTGTGCTCACCGGCAAGAAGCTTGGTTGGGGCGGCTCGCTGATTCGGCCTGAGGCGACAGGATACGGCTTGATCTACTTCACGGCGGAGATGCTCGCCACTCGCAACGACACCTTGGAGGGCAAGACCTGCCTTGTGTCCGGCAGCGGCAACGTCGCGCAGTACGCGATCGAAAAGATCCTCGACCTTGGAGGCAAAGCCGTGACCGTCTCGGACTCCGGCGGGTTCATCTACGATGAGACCGGTATTGATCGCGCGAAACTGGCGTTCATCACCGAACTCAAGGAGGTGCGTCGCGGGCGTATCAGTGAGTACGCCGAGAAGTATCCCGAGGCGACCTACACCCCGCTCGATTCGAGCCTGGACTACAATCCGCTTTGGAATGTGAAGGCCGACTGCGCATTCCCGTGCGCCACTCAAAACGAGATCAACGCCAAAGACGCTGCAAACCTGATCGCCAACGGCGTGTTTGTGGTGGCCGAGGGCGCGAACATGCCCTCCGATCCCGAAGCGGTAGCCAACTTTGTCGAGGCCGGTATCTTGTACGGCCCAGGCAAGGCCGCCAACGCTGGAGGAGTTGCCACCTCCGGGCTCGAGATGAGCCAGAACAGCGTCAGGGTCGCCTGGTCGCGCGAGGAGGTCGACAGCCGCCTCAAGGGCATCATGCAGAGCATCCACTCCTCTTGCGTGGCCGCTGCCAACGAGTACGGAACTCCCGGTAACTATGTCAATGGCGCGAACATAGCGGGCTTCCTGAAGGTAGCCGATGCGATGAATGACCAGGGTCTGGTCTGACGCGCGCCTGACGCATCAGACCAGAGTGTGATTTGAGGTTTAGGTAGCGGTCCTGTTATGGGGCCGCTACCTTTTTTCGATCTCGCGATACCACAGTCCATGGCGCTCCTCGGCGTACTTGCGATCCACCGTGCCGTCGAGCATCGCCGGTAGCAGATTGCGGTTCGCTTTTATCGCAAACGCCGCGAAGTGTCCCAGCACGCCAAGTACGATGAGCATCGCCGAGGCGTTGTGAAGTGTTGTGGCCACAAATATAAGCGTGGGATCCATATCGATTCCGGGCAGGTTTTTCACGACCTTCACCAGGCCGGTGATCGTGACCATGAGCAGGTTACCGCCGATAAACGCATAAGCGAGGCGCTGCTCGGCAAGATATTTGTGCGAGACGGGCTCCTTGCCCCTGCCGAGCATCGCAGCGATGATCTTCGCGGACTCTCGGAAGTCGCCTCGCCTGGGAAGAATGGTGAACCTGCGTGTGGCGATGGTGGAGACGAGGTGCAAGATGATGGCGAAGACAAGGGCCGTGCCCGCTAGATAGTGCATGGTGAGTGTCAGGTGGTAATCCGCGGTCCAGGCCATGTAGGGCAGAGCGGCCAAGCCGTACCTCGCGTACATCGGCATTTGACCGAAGCCGGAGAAGATCAGCGCGAAGGTTGAGAGCGCCACAAGCCAGTGAACCAGCCGATTTTCCATCGACTGCCGCATGATGCGGTCTGGTCGTGAGCGGATCTTCCTGCTTGAGCTCGAATCTGCGCGCGAGGTCATTTCGTGCCGCCTTTCCATGCCTTGGAAGCCGCCCACGCGGCTGCGGCCACGCCTGCGATCGGAGCGATGATGTAACCGGCCGCTATGCCGTTAGCCGTGTCGAGGAAGTTCTCCACCCCAGGCTTCATTCCGGGTACGGTTTTACGCATCGGCTCGGGAAGCTCTTCCTTGCGCTTAGAGATCGCTTCGTCGATGCGCTCGAAGGGCACAGGGGAAACATAGAAGGTGGAGGTGCCTCCGTTTTCCGTGATGCCGTAGGTGTATCCGCCGATCTCGGCGGCGCGCTCCTCGGCGAGCTTGCTCATCTCCGTTTTGGGACCTGATTGCAAGGCGCCCGTCGGACAAGCCGACACGCATGCCGGCGGTTGGCCCTCTTCGAGCAAGTCGGCGCAAAGGTCGCACTTGTACATCACGCCGCCACCCATGAGACCCGGCACCAATTTCATGTAAAGTCCGACCCCTGCCTGGCGCTGCGGAATGGACCAGGCACAGACATCGCGACACTTCGCGCCGCCCATACAGCCGTCTTCGTTGATGACCACTGCGCCGTTGGCCTGCTTTTCCTTCACGCTGAACGGGCACAAGTTGGCGCAGGGCGGATTGTCGCAATGCATACACCTGCGAGGTATGTGGAGCGCGTTCCCATCGACCTCTACGGTCTCGATGAATGACCAGTTGTAGGGTGTGAGCCGGTCGGTCAGATCACGCTTGTCCGACCAGTCTTCGTGAGTGCCGGTGGGCCAGTTATCGGGTATGTTGTCGACCGGCTCAGGGAAGCGAGCCGCGTTTTTGCTCCTGCACGCATCGGTGCATACGCCGCATCCGATGCACTTGCTGATATCGATGAAGGTACCGATCTGCTCGACATCAGCGCTGTCATACGCGAGCGCCTCTTTGGGTAGCGCCAGCGTTGTTGCGCCGGCCGCTCCAGCTGCGGCAAAGCGGGCCAGAAACTCCCGTCTGCTCATTTGATCATCCATTGTTGCCTGCTTCCTCGTACGCCCGCGCTTTGTGCGTAGCAGCGGTAAACCGTTATGGGAAGCATTCTAGAATACCCCTGGGGGTATGTCAATCAGGGATTACGAAATCCCTTCACCAGCGGTGGTGGCGACAAACTTGCCATGTTTCACGCCCTTTGTGCCGATAAGCTCGCTTGCGATTCGCCCGAGCTTCTGGACCTGGCCGCGCAGAACCACGACTTCAAGACAGTGGTGGGCATCCAGGTGCACGTGCAGCGAGGAGACGATCGCATCGTGGTGATTGTGCTGCTGCTCGGTGAGCTTGTCGGCAAGATCGGTCGAATGATGGTCGTAGACCAGCGTGACCGTGCCCACAGCCCAGCTCTCGTCATTGCGCCACTCCTCTTCCACTAGCGCGTTTCGGATAAGGTCGCGTATCGCCTCCGAGCGGTTGACGTAGCCCTTCTCGGCGATCAGCGCGTCGAAGCGGGCGAGCAGATGTTCATCGATGGAGGTTCCGAATCTGATGATTTGCGACAACGCTTTTACCTCCCCAAGATCGTTTAGTTTATGAGTCTACACAAGCATGTTACATCCTGCAGCATGTATGCGTGACCCCGAGGGCTCCTTTGAGTGATAATGTGAGCGCGAGATGACTCTTCATGTCGCCTGTCAATTGTGCCAACAAGCTGGAGGTCCCGACTGATGATTCCACGGTATTCGCGCCCCAAGATGGCCCGAATCTGGTCGCCTGAGAACAAGTTTGAGATTTGGCGGGAGATCGAGATTCTCGCCTGCGAGGCGCAGGTCGTTCTCGGCCAAATCGGTATTACCGCCGAGGAGGCCGCTCACATCCGGGCCACGGCGTCCTTCGACATTTCGCGTATCGACGAGATTGAGCGCGAGACCAACCACGATGTCATCGCGTTTCTCACCAACCTCGCCGAGAATATCGATGCCGCTGTTCCAGAGGGTCAACCGAAGCCTAGTCGATGGGTGCATTACGGCATGACCTCTTCGGATCTGGGCGATACGGCGTTGTGCTATCAGATGACGCAGGCTTTGGATGTTCTCATCGAAGATGTGCGCGCTATCGGCCGGATTTGCAAACGCCGGGCCGAAGAGACTCGCGACATGCTCTGCGTTGGCCGTACACACGGCATTCACGCCGAGCCGATGACCATGGGGATGAAGTTCGGGCGTTGGGCCTGGGCGATGAAGCGTTCCGAGGAGCGCCTGCTTCGCACCCGGGAGGCCGTTGCGTATGGGGCGATCTCCGGAGCGGTCGGCAGCTACAGCAACATCGATCCTTTCGTCGAGCGGTACGTCTGCGAGCACCTCGGCCTGAAGCCGGAGCCGCTGTCGACTCAGGTAGTGCCACGCGACAGGCACGCGCAGTATCTCGCAGTGATGGCTACAGTGGCTGCCGTAGTCGAGGATATCGCCACGGAGGTACGCGCCCTTCAGCGCACAGACACCCTTGAGGTCGAAGAGCCGTTTACGACAGGCCAGAAGGGCTCCTCGGCGATGCCGCATAAGCGCAACCCTATTACCGCCGAGAGAGTATGCGGCCTTGCGCGCGTCGTGAAGGCCAACGCCCAGGTCGGTTTTGACAACGTCGCGCTTTGGCACGAGCGTGATATCTCGCATTCGAGCGCGGAGCGAGTGGTGCTCGCTGATTCCGCGATCGCGCTGGATTACCTGCTCTCCAAGGTGGAGTGGATCCTCGATGGGCTCGTGCTGTATCCGGCGCGTATGTCGGCGAATCTCGAGGCGACTCGCGGGCTGATCTACTCCAGCCGGGTGCTGCTGAGGCTTGTCGACAGCGGGATGACGCGGGAAGAGGCCTACGCGGTGGTGCAGCGAAACGCGATGAGCGTGTGGGCGGACATCCAGGAAGCGCGCGGCGGCCTAAGTTTGCGGCAAAGGATCGAAGCGGATTTGCCGGGAGTTTTCACAGACGCCGAGATGGACGAGATCTTCGATCCGCACGCTTTCCTTTCACGCACCGGCGAGCTGTTCGACCGGCTGGAAAGTTGTGAGTTTTAGAAGACCCTCTATCTCGGGAGAACAGGAGGTTTGTCGAGTGGAACCTGTCAAGATCGTTCCTTGCCTGGACATGAAGGACGGCCGTGTGGTGAAAGGGGTTCACTTCGTCGATTTGCGTGACGCCGGCGATCCGGTTGAAAACGCCGCGCACTACCGCGAAGCGGGCGCCGACGAGGTTGCCATGCTGGATATCGCCGCTACTGTCGAAGGCCGCAAGACACGTTTGGCGTGGGCGCGCGAGGTGGCGCAGGCGTTAGGCGACACTCCCCTGATCGTTGGCGGAGGCATTAATGAGCTCGCCGACATGGAGGCGCTTTTCTCGGCGGGCGTGTCCAGGATTTCGATGAACAGCGCCGCAGTCGCACGGCCTGAGCTTATCAGTGAAGCGGCGGCGGAATTCGGTAGCGCCCGGGTGATAGTTGCGATCGACGGAAAGCGGAACTCGGCGATGCCTTCGGGCTTCGAGGTCGTGGTCAGTGGAGGTCAGAGGCCGACCGGCATCGATTGCGTGCAATGGGCGCGCCGATGTGAGGAGTTAGGCGCTGGCGAGATCCTTCCCACAAGCATGGACGGTGATGGCACTCTGGCAGGCTATGACATCCCCTTTACGCGCGCGATGGCCGAAGCGGTGTCCTCGCCCGTGATCGCCTCGGGCGGCGCAGGCACACTCGAGCACTTCTATGAGGGAGTGACTCAGGGCAAGGCGAGCGCGCTTTTGGCGGCCTCGGTCTTTCATTTCAGGACCTTTTCCGTTGGAGAGGTCAAAGAGTACCTGGCCGAGCGGGGCATTCCGATAATCGCTACCGCAAGGCGGTAGTCGCCATCACAAGGCTGTGATCGTTATATCCACGTTCGTATCGGTGGCCGCCTTGCGAAGTTTCTCTGTCCAGGCGCCTTCCTCCAGATCACACGGTACCTCCACCGTAGCTATCATGCTGAAAAGCGGCATGCCGCTTACAGCGGCCGGAGACACAAAGGTATCCATAGTCTCTATGTTTATCCCAAAGTGGGCGAGATTAGCTGCGATCTCATGAACGATGCCTTCGTGGTCCGCGCCTTGCACGATGACCTGGTACGGGACCCTCAGCCCGGAAGCCGAATCCTGAAGCGGCTCGGTTGTCGTCGCGGTCACCTGGTAGCCCGTTTTGGCGAGGCGCTCCACGATTGAAGCCAGTGCGTCGACAGTTCTTTCGGGAACGCTGACCAACATCAGCATCGCGAACTCGCCACCCAGGCGCGTCATCTTTGAGGTTTCGATGTTTGCGCCCAGCTCCAATAGAGCGGCTGTGGTCTCTTCGACTACACCAACACGCTCCTTGCCAGTTAACGTCAACACAAAGCTCTTATGCACTACGATACCCCCTGTTTGTGACAACGCCCATTATCGCACAAAAGCTCGCGGCGAGACGCTCGGCCTTATCGCTGCCCGGTGTTTTTGTTAGACTAGGCACCTGACGCCTTGCGGCCAAAGCAGGTGTCCAGTCCTGCCCCGACTATGAAAGTGAGGATTCACATGAGCATTAAGGGTACCCGTACCGAGCAAAACCTGCTGAAAGCTTTCGCAGGAGAGTCACAGGCCCGTAACCGCTACACCTACTACGCCTCGATCGCCAAAAATGAGGGCTTCGAGCAGATCGCTACCTTGTTCACCGAGACTGCCGAGAACGAAAAAGAGCATGCGAAGGTCTTCTACAAGTTCCTCGAAGGCGGGGAAGTCGAGATAACCGCTGGATACCCGGCGGGAACACTTGGGACGACCGCCGATAACCTGTTGCACGCGGCAGAAGGCGAGCTTATGGAGTGGGGCACCCTGTACCCGGATTTCGCTGATATCGCGGAAGCTGAGGGGTTCCCCAAGGTCGCAGAGGCATTTCGCGAGATCGCCAAGGTAGAGGCGTTTCACGAGGCACGCTATCGTAAACTGCTCGAAAACGTGACCGAAAACAGGGTGTTCGATAGGCCGTCTGCCTCGAAGTGGCACTGCAGAAACTGTGGCTACGTTTTCGAGGGAGAATCCGCTCCCGATATATGTCCGGCCTGCGTGCATCCCCGGAAGTACTACGAGCTGTTGGCGGAAAACTACTGATTGATAGGGCGCGATCGATCTGAGCTGTGGGATGTGGCCGTTGTTCAAGCACCGTCTTTGCTGGCATAACTCTCGCTTGTGTGTGACTGAGGCCCCAGATGATGGGAGCCGGTTAGGAGTCGGTGATGAACGCTAGTCGGCGCATTTTGGTCGTTGAAGACGAGAAGGTCATCCGTGATGCGGTAACCGCCTACCTCGAAAAGGAGGGCCATTGGGTCACGGCCGTCGCTGACGGAGAGGAAGCTATTGCAACCTTTTTGAAGCGTGGCTTTGACCTGGTGGTTCTTGATCTGATGTTGCCAAAGATCAGCGGCGAGGATGTATGTCGCGCGATCAGGGACGTCTCTGACGCCCCCATCATCATGTTGACCGCTAAAGGCGAGGAAGAGGATCGCATCACGGGGCTTGCGATCGGCGCCGATGACTATCTCGTCAAGCCGTTTTCCCCTCGCGAGCTTGTTGCCAGAGTGCGGGCGCTTTTGCGCAGGGCGCATGTGACAGACGAGCCACAGCGCGATCGACTGGTATTCGGACACTTGGAGATCGACGTGGCGGGACACAAGGCGTTTCTCTCGGGAGAAGAGATCGATCTGACCGCCACCGAGTTCAAGCTGCTGTTGACGCTATCCAGATATCCGGGCAGGGTCTATGCGCGCCTGGAGCTGGTGGAGAAGGTGCTCGGCTGGAACTTCGACAGATACGAGCGCGTAATTGACAGTCACGTCAAGAACCTGCGAGCCAAGCTGAAGGACGACCCGAGGTCTCCGACCTTTATCTACACGGTTCACGGTGTGGGCTATC
The Actinomycetota bacterium DNA segment above includes these coding regions:
- a CDS encoding transcriptional regulator, with protein sequence MLTLTGKERVGVVEETTAALLELGANIETSKMTRLGGEFAMLMLVSVPERTVDALASIVERLAKTGYQVTATTTEPLQDSASGLRVPYQVIVQGADHEGIVHEIAANLAHFGINIETMDTFVSPAAVSGMPLFSMIATVEVPCDLEEGAWTEKLRKAATDTNVDITITAL
- a CDS encoding rubrerythrin family protein, with translation MSIKGTRTEQNLLKAFAGESQARNRYTYYASIAKNEGFEQIATLFTETAENEKEHAKVFYKFLEGGEVEITAGYPAGTLGTTADNLLHAAEGELMEWGTLYPDFADIAEAEGFPKVAEAFREIAKVEAFHEARYRKLLENVTENRVFDRPSASKWHCRNCGYVFEGESAPDICPACVHPRKYYELLAENY
- a CDS encoding response regulator transcription factor, yielding MMNASRRILVVEDEKVIRDAVTAYLEKEGHWVTAVADGEEAIATFLKRGFDLVVLDLMLPKISGEDVCRAIRDVSDAPIIMLTAKGEEEDRITGLAIGADDYLVKPFSPRELVARVRALLRRAHVTDEPQRDRLVFGHLEIDVAGHKAFLSGEEIDLTATEFKLLLTLSRYPGRVYARLELVEKVLGWNFDRYERVIDSHVKNLRAKLKDDPRSPTFIYTVHGVGYRFESPLSEE